Part of the Gemmatimonadota bacterium genome, ATCTCGTCTGTGTGATCCCGAGCCACCTTATTCAAATCGCTGGGAAAATCACCGGGGGAGATGGTATTGACTTGAATCCCTTCCCAGGCCAAACTATCACCCAGGTGTCGGCCCAAATGGATCACACCTGCTTTGCTGGCTCCGTAGGCATAATTGTAAGCTGTGTTGAGTTTACCACAGCCATCGATAGACGCGATATTGATCACATTGGACGGTGTTTCTGGCGAAGCCCCCACGCGCAGGAATGGCAGAAACGCCTGGGTCATAAAAAAGATGCTTTTGAGATTGAGATCCATCACCGCGTCCCATGTTTCCTCCGTTACATCCTCGATCTCCCTGCGACCATCGCTGATTCCAGCGTTGTTGATCAAAATATCGAGCGACTGTTCTCGTTCGCCGTAGGCCTTTGCCAGCGCCTTGATTCCGGAGACTGAACTTACATCGGCTGTGATATACTCGCAGGAGCCGATTTGTGCAAGTTCCTCCTGTTTCTTTTGCAAGACCTCTT contains:
- a CDS encoding SDR family oxidoreductase; the encoded protein is MRDLFSLEGKTALVTGGSTGIGAMIAEGFVNFGAKVYIVARREEVLQKKQEELAQIGSCEYITADVSSVSGIKALAKAYGEREQSLDILINNAGISDGRREIEDVTEETWDAVMDLNLKSIFFMTQAFLPFLRVGASPETPSNVINIASIDGCGKLNTAYNYAYGASKAGVIHLGRHLGDSLAWEGIQVNTISPGDFPSDLNKVARDHTDEMKKSIPGKRVGEKENIAGMAIFLASQAGNFSVGSNLVVDGGESVRGIQRAFFAKVWPDWVRLDR